The Methanoplanus sp. FWC-SCC4 genome has a window encoding:
- the mmp3 gene encoding methyl-coenzyme M reductase-associated protein Mmp3 encodes MIEIHLDGTKMELEDGAKLGSIIPDLPHLHSVAIIKPSKTKEQKTQNIKLTTSAGEVIIELTKEGQEIISEDFFKKISNKNNLENFLELKWSDRQTASFGPFESEIISEKKPFRYTKGDVIIGCGGYDKENSYLIFSKITHSADHGAAKKGGVIGKIVSGRSVLERWKIGDSINSAERIISREDTKNAFVTKDRNLVLETGMEIISYVSVIANGYSNDKIDTSTSESVEHMLLTFSGNEFAIDLNSSVFAMDERMKKSIVKQEAKKSRLEGTVTVRTSGKQIGSIYIYTKDIPGSPNHTVTGQINHGIELVKLAARGDKFTIKTTPEQIDLRGLAISKAIQIAEERGIKVTIDGDADNSVVTDHSPKTTLEILDKGEVRLLTVPLSNVITIRLDDENAPRTCGIFREVTGLRWYKIGKMPMIFKFEDVYLFNPKVSTKITITNENTPKGEVPANTLAMTNDSRKSAGMVGMRMSPNSEFGPTSEPLPATNIIGEVIESEKLKDIKEGDIVYLREME; translated from the coding sequence TTGATTGAAATCCATCTCGATGGAACAAAGATGGAACTGGAGGATGGAGCAAAACTTGGATCAATTATCCCTGATTTGCCTCATTTACATTCTGTTGCAATAATAAAACCTTCAAAAACAAAAGAACAGAAAACTCAGAATATTAAGCTGACAACATCAGCCGGAGAAGTAATTATTGAACTGACAAAAGAAGGTCAGGAAATAATTTCTGAAGACTTTTTTAAAAAAATCTCCAATAAAAACAATTTAGAAAATTTTTTGGAACTAAAATGGTCTGACAGACAGACGGCTTCATTTGGCCCTTTTGAATCTGAAATTATTTCAGAAAAAAAACCATTTCGGTATACGAAAGGAGATGTTATTATCGGTTGTGGTGGGTATGATAAAGAAAATTCATACCTGATTTTTTCTAAAATCACCCACTCTGCAGATCACGGGGCAGCTAAAAAAGGAGGCGTAATCGGAAAAATTGTAAGCGGCAGAAGTGTTCTTGAACGATGGAAAATAGGAGACTCCATTAATTCAGCTGAAAGGATTATAAGCCGTGAAGATACAAAAAACGCCTTCGTTACAAAAGACAGAAACCTTGTCCTTGAAACAGGCATGGAAATTATCAGCTATGTCAGTGTGATTGCAAACGGTTATTCTAATGACAAAATTGACACAAGCACATCTGAAAGCGTTGAACATATGCTTCTGACATTTTCCGGGAATGAATTTGCCATTGACCTCAACTCATCGGTATTTGCGATGGATGAAAGGATGAAAAAATCCATTGTAAAACAGGAAGCAAAAAAGTCCAGGCTTGAAGGTACAGTCACTGTAAGAACATCAGGAAAACAGATTGGAAGTATATACATTTATACAAAAGACATTCCTGGAAGTCCAAACCACACAGTAACCGGTCAGATCAATCATGGAATTGAACTTGTAAAACTTGCTGCCAGAGGCGATAAATTTACTATAAAAACAACTCCCGAACAGATTGATCTAAGAGGTCTTGCTATTTCAAAAGCTATACAAATAGCTGAAGAAAGGGGCATAAAAGTTACTATTGACGGTGATGCTGATAATTCGGTAGTTACAGATCACAGCCCGAAGACAACACTTGAAATCCTTGACAAAGGGGAAGTCCGACTTTTGACAGTCCCCCTGTCTAATGTAATCACTATCCGTCTTGATGATGAAAATGCACCAAGAACATGCGGTATTTTCCGTGAAGTGACCGGCCTCAGGTGGTACAAAATCGGAAAAATGCCTATGATTTTTAAGTTTGAGGATGTTTATCTCTTCAATCCGAAAGTATCAACAAAGATTACAATTACAAATGAAAACACACCAAAAGGAGAGGTTCCTGCAAACACTCTTGCAATGACAAATGATTCCAGAAAGAGTGCGGGTATGGTCGGCATGAGAATGTCTCCCAACAGTGAATTCGGACCAACATCCGAGCCACTGCCTGCCACCAATATTATTGGAGAAGTAATTGAATCTGAAAAACTTAAAGACATAAAAGAAGGTGACATTGTCTACCTGAGGGAGATGGAATAA
- the atwA gene encoding methyl coenzyme M reductase system, component A2, which produces MASLITVENLCKEFNGIPVLKNINFSIDEGEILGIIGRSGAGKTVLMHLIRGVDEPPTSGKIIFHISACNKCSHIDLQSKTGDKCPKCGGELVKVDVDLWAEENRSMKRRIMTRSAMMFQRTFALYGDDRVIENVMHALSDINYPPEKQVSRAADLLDEVRLSHRMMHIARDLSGGEKQRVVLARQLAKEPFLLCADEPTGTLDPRTAKIVHEMLHESSIGNHMAMLVSSHFSQIIEDICNRAIFLEDGEIKKIGDPKEIIDTFMKDAADDEIFEKGDLGDELLHAKDVIKRYITVDRGMIKAVDGVTFEVSEREIFGIIGTSGAGKTTLSRIISGIIEPTGGEMNIRIGEEWVDMTKPGIQNRGRAKGYIGLLHQEYDLYPHRNVLDNLTDSIGLEFPKELAMRKAIITLKMAGFNEDKSREILNRLPDQLSEGEKHRVALAQVLIREPRIILLDEPTGTMDPITKIDVKHSIMHAREDMDETFIVVSHDMDFVREICDRAALMRHGKIVKIGPTEEVLEYLTQEEREIMSRPEA; this is translated from the coding sequence ATGGCATCACTAATCACGGTTGAAAATTTATGTAAGGAATTTAACGGGATTCCGGTTCTTAAAAATATAAATTTCAGTATTGATGAAGGAGAAATTCTGGGAATCATTGGAAGAAGCGGAGCAGGAAAAACTGTTTTGATGCACCTTATCAGAGGTGTTGATGAACCGCCGACTTCAGGAAAAATTATTTTTCACATATCGGCATGCAATAAATGCAGTCATATAGATCTACAGAGCAAAACCGGTGATAAATGCCCAAAATGCGGAGGAGAACTCGTCAAAGTGGATGTTGATCTCTGGGCTGAAGAAAACAGATCTATGAAACGAAGGATCATGACCCGGTCTGCAATGATGTTTCAGCGCACATTTGCACTCTATGGTGATGACCGCGTCATTGAAAATGTTATGCATGCATTAAGTGACATTAATTATCCTCCGGAAAAACAGGTTTCAAGGGCAGCAGATCTTCTTGATGAAGTAAGACTGTCTCATCGTATGATGCATATAGCACGTGATCTCTCAGGTGGAGAAAAACAGCGCGTGGTTCTTGCAAGACAACTCGCAAAAGAGCCGTTTTTATTGTGCGCAGACGAACCAACCGGAACACTTGATCCCCGTACGGCTAAAATCGTCCACGAAATGCTTCATGAGTCTTCCATCGGCAATCATATGGCAATGCTTGTCTCATCACATTTTTCCCAGATAATAGAAGACATATGCAACCGTGCAATTTTCCTTGAAGATGGTGAAATCAAAAAAATAGGCGATCCAAAGGAAATAATTGATACTTTCATGAAAGATGCTGCGGACGATGAAATTTTTGAAAAAGGTGACCTTGGTGATGAGCTTCTTCACGCAAAGGATGTTATAAAAAGGTACATTACAGTCGACCGGGGAATGATTAAAGCAGTTGACGGCGTCACATTTGAAGTATCAGAGAGAGAGATTTTTGGAATAATTGGTACAAGCGGTGCAGGAAAAACCACCCTCTCAAGAATAATTTCAGGAATTATTGAGCCTACCGGAGGGGAGATGAATATCCGGATTGGTGAAGAATGGGTTGACATGACAAAGCCAGGCATTCAAAACAGAGGACGTGCCAAAGGCTACATTGGCCTTTTACATCAGGAATATGATCTCTATCCGCACAGAAATGTCCTTGATAACCTCACTGACTCAATAGGCCTTGAATTTCCAAAAGAGCTTGCCATGAGAAAAGCGATAATCACTCTTAAAATGGCAGGATTCAATGAAGATAAAAGTCGCGAAATATTAAACCGTCTTCCTGATCAGTTAAGCGAAGGTGAAAAACACCGTGTCGCACTTGCCCAGGTATTAATCCGTGAACCAAGAATAATTCTTCTTGACGAACCGACAGGTACAATGGATCCAATAACAAAGATTGATGTGAAACATTCAATTATGCATGCCCGCGAAGATATGGATGAAACATTTATCGTGGTTTCGCACGACATGGACTTTGTCCGTGAAATATGTGACCGTGCAGCATTGATGCGTCATGGAAAAATTGTTAAAATCGGCCCGACAGAAGAAGTTCTTGAGTATCTTACCCAGGAAGAAAGAGAAATTATGTCCCGGCCTGAAGCATGA
- a CDS encoding HAD family hydrolase codes for MTTAVVFDSAGTLLRTYRVARDISNNKIVEGVETTTLTCSAKGRALILLYAHSQDIVDAPYEKLLSKYLEENKISFGIACSCGIVTADEVSALLYKDKNAQVSDLQTCIKMVWNCCKKLPVVAMNSGVIVNKYTGGIEFAITSGGRPFSNARATIQKLQQMEVATYVASGDRTDKLMKMADYLGIPHGNIHGVATPSIKAQVVEDLRVHYDNVVMVGDGVNDIAAMKVADIAILTEQQQKQKPRILVDAADYIIKDVSEVTGIIERI; via the coding sequence ATGACAACTGCAGTAGTTTTTGACAGTGCAGGCACTCTTCTTCGTACATATCGTGTTGCAAGAGATATATCCAATAACAAAATAGTGGAAGGAGTGGAAACAACAACCCTTACCTGCTCTGCAAAAGGGAGAGCATTAATCCTGTTATATGCACACTCCCAGGATATAGTGGACGCACCTTATGAAAAACTCCTTTCTAAATATCTCGAAGAGAACAAAATTTCTTTTGGGATTGCATGTTCATGCGGAATCGTAACAGCAGATGAAGTCTCAGCACTACTATACAAAGATAAAAATGCCCAGGTCAGTGATCTCCAGACCTGTATAAAAATGGTCTGGAACTGTTGTAAGAAACTTCCCGTAGTTGCAATGAACAGCGGAGTCATTGTAAACAAATACACGGGAGGAATTGAATTTGCAATCACTTCCGGCGGGCGGCCATTTTCAAATGCAAGAGCAACAATTCAAAAACTTCAGCAGATGGAAGTTGCCACATACGTTGCATCAGGCGACAGAACCGACAAACTCATGAAAATGGCTGATTACCTTGGAATTCCACACGGAAACATACACGGAGTTGCAACGCCTTCAATAAAAGCGCAGGTTGTTGAGGATTTAAGGGTACATTATGATAATGTTGTAATGGTCGGTGACGGCGTAAATGACATTGCTGCAATGAAAGTTGCTGACATTGCAATATTAACAGAACAGCAGCAGAAACAAAAACCAAGGATACTGGTGGATGCAGCGGATTACATAATAAAGGATGTATCTGAAGTAACAGGCATAATAGAAAGAATTTAA
- a CDS encoding RuBisCO large subunit C-terminal-like domain-containing protein, whose translation MPDVIAEYYYEPRGDTSPEFAAQAIADEETTGTWTDISTRMEYVQRLDGVVESVEKSGSGYITRIHYPAEIFEAGNVPQYLSVVAGNLFGLGRLDSVRLLDVEFPKELVSFKGPKFGIDGVRKLIGTDVSKRPHVGTIIKPKVGLNPKDTAEVAYLAAVGGVDFIKDDETLTNQDFCPMEERVQEVMSRLDDAMSETGRTILYAANVSDRADKIVERAKKALECGANAIMVDVITCGFSAVQALSEDASINVPVHVHRTMHAAMTRYKKHGIAMRPIARLVRMSGGDQLHTGTVSGKMGHDPDELTGDNMVLKGDYFGLKPVFPVASGGLHPGKVHAELENLGTDLILQAGGGIHGHPKGTMAGAAAMRQAVDAFMEGFSAEEYAEDHSELKLALEKWK comes from the coding sequence ATGCCTGACGTTATTGCAGAATATTATTATGAACCAAGGGGTGACACATCACCTGAGTTTGCCGCACAGGCAATTGCTGATGAAGAAACCACAGGTACATGGACTGATATTTCAACCAGAATGGAATATGTCCAAAGACTTGACGGCGTGGTTGAGTCGGTTGAGAAAAGTGGTTCAGGTTACATTACCAGAATTCACTATCCTGCGGAAATTTTTGAAGCCGGAAATGTACCTCAGTATCTTTCTGTTGTTGCCGGGAATTTATTTGGTCTGGGGAGACTTGATTCGGTAAGACTTTTGGATGTTGAATTTCCAAAAGAGCTTGTTTCCTTTAAAGGTCCAAAATTTGGAATAGACGGGGTTAGAAAACTCATTGGAACAGATGTTTCCAAAAGACCGCATGTTGGAACAATTATAAAACCAAAAGTTGGTCTGAATCCCAAAGATACGGCAGAAGTGGCTTATCTTGCGGCTGTAGGCGGTGTTGATTTCATAAAGGATGACGAAACACTCACCAATCAAGACTTCTGTCCGATGGAAGAGAGAGTTCAGGAGGTTATGAGCCGTCTTGATGATGCCATGAGTGAGACCGGACGTACGATTCTTTACGCGGCTAATGTATCTGACAGGGCAGATAAAATTGTTGAACGTGCGAAAAAGGCTCTTGAATGCGGGGCAAATGCAATTATGGTTGATGTTATAACCTGTGGTTTTTCAGCTGTTCAGGCACTATCGGAGGATGCTTCAATAAATGTTCCTGTACATGTTCACCGGACTATGCATGCCGCAATGACACGTTACAAAAAGCATGGTATAGCAATGCGCCCTATCGCCCGCCTTGTAAGAATGTCAGGGGGAGATCAGCTGCATACCGGAACTGTAAGTGGAAAAATGGGACATGATCCAGATGAGCTAACAGGAGACAATATGGTCCTTAAGGGAGATTATTTTGGATTGAAACCTGTTTTTCCCGTTGCAAGCGGTGGATTGCATCCGGGAAAAGTACATGCCGAACTTGAAAATCTGGGTACTGATTTGATACTGCAGGCAGGCGGAGGAATTCACGGTCATCCGAAAGGAACAATGGCGGGAGCTGCTGCAATGCGGCAGGCTGTTGATGCATTCATGGAAGGTTTTTCAGCAGAAGAGTATGCAGAAGATCATAGTGAACTCAAACTGGCACTTGAGAAGTGGAAGTAA